One Pyrus communis chromosome 13, drPyrComm1.1, whole genome shotgun sequence genomic window carries:
- the LOC137711860 gene encoding transcription factor bHLH162-like yields MKRCNSESSSKPDRKTVERNRRIHMKSLCFKLASLVPPQHFKTTNSKDTMSQQNQLDTAASYIKKLRERIENLKERKERAMRSQLGSSKSDIGNIDPEKTAMMGSRLPVIELRDSGSSIEVMLISGLNKNFMFYEVISVLEEEGAEVVSASFTTIGDKVFHSVHAQVKISRVGVDTSTVLQRLQDLM; encoded by the exons atgaagAGGTGTAACAGTGAGTCTTCTTCCAAACCGGACAGGAAGACAGTGGAAAGAAACAGAAGAATTCACATGAAAAGTCTCTGCTTCAAGCTTGCTTCACTTGTTCCTCCTCAACACTTCAAAACCACCAACTCCAAG GATACCATGTCACAGCAAAATCAGCTTGATACTGCGGCATCCTATATAAAGAAACTGAGAGAGAGAATCGAGAATCTGaaagagaggaaggagagagcAATGAGGTCACAATTAGGCAGTTCTAAGTCTGACATTGGCAATATTGACCCAGAAAAAACCGCGATGATGGGCTCAAGATTGCCAGTTATTGAATTAAGAGACTCGGGTTCAAGCATAGAAGTGATGCTGATCAGTGGGTTGAATAAGAActtcatgttttatgaagtcATCAGTGTTCTTGAGGAAGAAGGAGCTGAAGTTGTCAGTGCTAGCTTTACCACCATAGGCGATAAAGTTTTCCACTCGGTGCATGCTCAG GTCAAAATTTCTAGAGTTGGAGTAGATACTTCGACGGTATTGCAGAGACTACAGGATTTGATGTAG